The DNA sequence TATTTCAATCACTCTTTCTACTGCCTTCCCGAAAACGCACATGATATCATTGGCTATACCGATTACGGCCTTCGCTTCGCCAGCGCCGTATGGCGCGATAATTTACTCGGCGTGCAATTCCACCCCGAAAAAAGCCAGCGCGTTGGCCTGCAAGTGCTGGCAAATTTCCTTTCCTGGCAGCCCTGAGCGACTGCTCCCTCCCCCGAGGAAGCCATGAACGATTATATTAAAATCCCCCTTCGCGCGCACAAACACATCGGGCTGGTTGCCCACGACGGACGCAAACGCGACCTGCTCGAATGGATTGCCTTCAACAAGGGCACCTTGAGCCGCCATCGCCTCTACGCCACCGGCACGACCGGTCTCCTCATTCAGAAGGAAACCGGGCTGCGGGTGATTCGCCTGAAAAGCGGCCCCTTCGGCGGCGACCAGCAAATGGGCGCACTCATTGCCGATGGGGAAATCGACATCCTGATTTTCTTCTGGGACCCGCTGGAACCCCAGCCCCACGACCCCGACGTCAAAGCCCTGCTGCGAATTGCCGTGCTCTACAACATCCCCACAGCCTCAAACCGGGCGACTGCCGATTTCCTCATCTCGTCTCCCCTCCTCGATGAGCCTTATGCGCGGCTGATTCCCAACTACCGGCAGCGCATCAAACGCGCACCTTTCATCGAAGCCGCCTTGCGTGAAACCTCTCACGACGAGCAGCCCTAAACGAACCGTTTGAACAAGCGCGTGGCGGCAGCCTCGCTGCTTTGGAGCCGCGCGTGGCGCCTGCGCGCCCGGGGCGCTACGACGCCATCGCGCCGAACTTTGCCCAAACTCTTGGTCAGAAAAGTAAAAGCGGGTATAATCACCGCCGATGAAATATTTATCATCGCTACAAAACAAGAATAATTTCATTTTCTGGCTGGCGTTTTTAGGGGGCAACCTGGTGCTGTTCGCGCCCATGTATATCCTGACCGCGCAAGGCAGCGCCTTCTTCCCCAGCCTGCACAGTTGGGCTGCGCTACAAGCGCGGGAAAACTACGACCTCTGGCGGCTGGGGCTGGAATGGGTGCTTCTCTTTGCCGTGTGGGTTGCCTTCCCTCGTTTGTGGACGGTGCGCGGACGGCGGGCTTTCCGGTGGGCAGCGTTTGCCCTGTTGCTGGTTTTCCTCATCTACCAGATTTACGAGGCCGTTGACGTTGCGCTCTACCACAACACGCCCAATTTTTATAACGACTGGGCTTTCCTGGGCGGTGGCATTGGGTTTGTCCTCGATAGCCTGACCCTGCCCTGGTGGGCCTATCCCGCTGGCGTGGTTGGGCTGATCGTTGCCGTGTGGCTCATTTATCAGATTGCCACCACACCGTTTACTCGCGTGGTTCCCAACCGACTGCACCCCCTCACGCGTGGGGGCATCCTCGTGTTGGCCGCAGCGGCGCTGGCTTTCACCGTGGCTTTCCCCGCAGAAGCCGCTACCCCCGAAGGCGAAGTTGCCAGCCTGAGCCTTAAACTCGCTGCGAACATCCGGCAAGCGCGCCTCACGCAAGAGCGCGTGCAAGCGATGCAACAGGTTTCGCCTTACAAAGTGTATGACTACCGCCGCTACACTCTTGCAGAGCACCCCAACGTTTACCTCTTTTTCCTGGAATCCTATGGCAGCGTGCTGATCAACGACCCGGTCTTCCACTCGCGCTATGAAGCGCTCATGGACGCGGTGCAGCAGGAACTAAGCGCCGCTGGCTGGCACATGGCTTCAGGATTGAGCCGCTCGCCGGTATGGGGCGGGGGTTCCTGGATGGCCTACACCAGCGCCCTGTGCGGCGTGCGAATTGCCCAACAACCGCAATACCTCACCTTGAAATACAGTTTCCAAAATACGCCCTACCCCAACCTGGGGCGCTACATGCAAAGCCAGGGCTATCGGTTCACCTGGGTGGTTCCCATTGACCGCGAACTTTCTGCATACCTCTGGAAAACCAACCGCCGCTTTTACGGCCCCGATGTCTGGCTCACTTTTTCCGACCTGAACTACCACGGGCCGGAATACAGTTGGGGGCCCTCGCCGCCCGACCAGTACACGCTGGGTTTCCTGCGCGCCTGGCTTGCCAAGCAGCCCCCCAAACCCAACTTCGTCTTCTTCCTCACGCAAAACACCCACTACCCCTTTGCCCCTGTGCCGCCCATCGTGAAAGACTGGCGGGAACTCAACGACCCCAACATCGACCACCCAGACGCCCGGCCCAAGCCTCGCGCCGTCGAAGCCTATATGGAAGCCGTCACGTACGATTGGCAAGTGCTGGCCGACTTCATCCGCACAGCCGGGAAGAACGACGTCTTCATTCTGGTCGGCGACCACCAACCCCCGGCCGTTTCCGGCCCGTGGGATGGTTACGAGACCATCATGCACGTCATCGCGCGCGACCCTGCCTTCGTCGAAAGCTTCACAACCTACGGTCTGGTGCCCGGCATGCTGCCCGACCCCCATGCCGCGCCGCTGCACCACGAAGGGCTGTATTCGTTGCTGGTACGTCAGTTAGTCGCTCGGTGGGGCACCAACCCTAACGACCTGCCAGCCTACCATCCGCAGGGCATTCGCATTCCGGGCATTCTGCCCAAAGTGCGTTCCATTTACCACAAAGCCCAAAAATTCAAACCC is a window from the Chloroflexota bacterium genome containing:
- a CDS encoding methylglyoxal synthase — its product is MNDYIKIPLRAHKHIGLVAHDGRKRDLLEWIAFNKGTLSRHRLYATGTTGLLIQKETGLRVIRLKSGPFGGDQQMGALIADGEIDILIFFWDPLEPQPHDPDVKALLRIAVLYNIPTASNRATADFLISSPLLDEPYARLIPNYRQRIKRAPFIEAALRETSHDEQP